From the genome of Phlebotomus papatasi isolate M1 chromosome 2, Ppap_2.1, whole genome shotgun sequence:
GACATTGTGACTTATTCCGGGGAATTGAGACACGATTAAACGGAAAATCACTAGAAAACACGATAAAAATACTCgtgttttttttgcacaaaaaataaGACAGCTGTCTCGCTTCCCATCAGAGAAAGTACTGCGGAATACTCAGATTTGTCTGTGGAAATCGTAGAAATATACCAAAATAAAGAAGATTAAACTACAGTTTACCAAAAACAGATGGCGCATTGCAAAGTAAGAAAAAGGTAAACCACGTTTGTCTCTAGTATCACAGATTCTTCTGAAAACCACACCGTCTATCCAATACTATTTCCACTCAGAAtttcctttttaaataaaatatcaagcattttattttatatacttCATTCCGTTACTTTGGTgagcttttcattttttttttctaaaggtaACCTTAGATTTAtttcggatttttttcttggttaCTCACTTAATTCTgaattaatttatataaaaaaaatctatctttccaattttgagataaattgcTGAACATTAAATTTACATTGCTAAATTTAGCACTCTACAATAATTTCTAATTCTAATTTGAGATTTCCTCCTACCCTgccatttttattatgttgacaCCAGTTGACACCTTACaagatctaaaaaaaattggtgttatcgcagaaaaaaatataaaaccctaaaactttgatttttcaaagaatatttccaAGATCGTGCAAGATCGTGCAAGAATTCCATACATTCTTGCACGATCTAGAAAATCTAGTTTATATAGATCATTTTAAATCTTGTTAAATGAATGTTTTGAggaaaatacataaaaaactGACAAGACTGACAACTTTGGTGCAAATGATGAGCTCTCATGAGATCATCAATAATGAGTTATAAATGTTGATATGAAATCTGCTTTTGTGATAATTTATCAGATAATTCTACtcgaaatttaatataaaaaattaaacatttgatTTACTTTACCTGTGTTTTATTCAATTTGCTGAATACAGTTTGTTGAATGTCGAATTACACTCAATTCCGGGATTATGAACAATTTCAGGATCGACAAAAACCCGCAAAATGGCATGAACGAAAGTACTTTTTGGCCATAGTTGTTCAATAAGTTGATAGACTATTCAAGAAATTTACCTTAATCAAATAAATCAAAGTTTTACCCTGAAAAATAATCATAGTGTTGTTcaatttcccgcgtcacaaaGTAGTATatattcaggcgtatttcaaaaatgatttcataaattgactcccaatggtaggcaaacatgCATAATTATGTGGATAGTCACGTCaaatgcataatcccgaagtgcataatacCGGGACGGGACTGAGTGAGTGTATTGTCTATTTTCTCGAAAGCTCCTGCAATATTTGGTGATCTCGTGGCTCACTAAATAGAGTACAGAATCTATGACGCATAGATCTTCAAGCAACGCGCGGTTCAAACAACAGTTGAACCGCGCGAGCTTATTATTATAGAGCCCAAGAATAATTTCATACAAAAACATTatctaaaataattaaattgagtGGCATACCATATACAATAATTAGAGTCAGTTACCACTTTCCACcgcgattttatttaaaaaaaaaagatcttcctTTCATGTTTCATGttacctgacaatgccaatcgagctttttttgtcatatcatatgagttcgaaaatgcaattcattgattttttaatgaaatgcctttacttagtgatattatgcaaatacagtctgtcttggttgatttgtttaacgaCATTCTTTGTCATTTTAAtagccagaaatctcaaatacgtgacttctgacaatgccaagtgagctgaaatggcaatgccaCAGCTACAGAATCGTATTTTCttaaaagctctcctgagactcaaacccaatttgttatatggcattgccagagcgttacagaattcccctcctgactGGTGTGCACTTCAAGTCCTACGAAGACATCCAGAAATGGGTAGACTCTTGGATAAAGGGAAAAGATACCTCATTCTTTCGACGAGGTGTCCGTATTCTGCCTGAAAGATGAGAGAAAGTAGTAGCAAGCAAGggacaatacagtagactctctcaaattcgggcatatgggaccgaaatgtcagccgaattggacagaaattcgggcaacaaactttttgaaatgcaacgattttttattcatgtgcatatagatattgagtttacacactcatataatatcgtaaattgcatgaaaatccctcaataatgcaaaatcacatcaaaactaagacaaaccatggcaaatttgagcatatttgattcatttgataatcataatcaaacttgaaaaatgacaacaaacttttttcaaatgtaaccgctgcccgaattaaaaagtagcccgatcttaaaagagccgaatttgcgagagtctactgtattttgaatgaaatcatattttctaaatttctttaataaaatttgtttttttttataaaaaaaacagcgAGGACTTTTTTGTGCCCCCAATACGTtatgtaattaaaattataaagatggtaGAACAGCACATcaacatattttttgtttaacccTGTATAAAAAATTGCTTCAATCCACAAAATTCTATAGCTAGAAGGGAATCGCTGTAAGAATCCCATATAACAAAAATTCAATCACATGCAATAGCTGTGACCGAAATAATAAAGGAAGAGCACGTGACAAAAATAGCGCGAAAACATTCTCACTTTGAGGTTAGTTTTGTTTTGATCTGCAAAATCGTgagaaactttgaaaaataataaagaaaattgtgtgaaaataaaagaaaatggatTTCGCGTGGAGTGATGATGAAGAAAATGATGAAGCGCTCATGGAAATATCAGCTCAACTGGAAGAGAATGAAGTAACAACGTCCCAAATGAACTGTATACTTCCGGAAGAGTTTCATGCATCCCACTTTGTCTGTACTGGAGATGATGGTCCAGATTCTGTTTTCCACAGTATCTCCTTTGTCCAGAACAATGATCTCAATGTGATAAATACCGGCAGAAAAGTGAATCTCGACAATTTGTCTCTCTTCAACCTGAATGCCTGCCAAGAAGTCTTTTTGGAGAAAAGCCTCCTCCGGACGCTCTATTTGATGGCAAAGACTACAGCTTTGGAGTTAAAGTGTGGGAAGAAACTTCCAAGAGCTGTTTCAGAGTCAAATTTCGACAAGAGAATGCATATCACTCGACTTCTGCACTTTACAAGGAGTTCCTTTCATTTAATTGAACAAGAGGATTTGTTTAGGAACCTGAAAGTGTTGGAAAGTATCCTAGAAGCTGAAGATTCTATTCCCAGCTTCAATCTCCTGTCCACGATCCACAGCAATCCATCATCGGCAAATCATCATTTCTTCCATGGTTATCTCGAATGGCGATGGCTCTACCTGACCATTCTCCTCCGGAACTATCAGGAAAATGCCCTGGAAAATGATTTCAGGGAATGTCAGAGCTGGGAGAGGCTCCTGGATGCTATCAGCTTGTATGTCTTCGATTTACTGAAGATTTCTCTCAACAAATTCAACGGAAATAAGCTACAGGATGTTCTGACTGTGACTCCTTTTGCCTGTGTCTGCGTCAAGGAGTCCTGGTTCCTCATCATTTCTCTTCTCGAATCCTTCAGGGAGAAGATTTCCTTCTGGGAAATTTTCACTACAAGTCTCAATTGTTTGGTGTCTTCCTTGGGATCTGAGAAGATTTCCAGAGTGCGAAGAGGTCCAAGTAAATGTGAGAATCCTCACATCTTCACAATGTGGATTCTCCAGCATCTCGTTAAGTTCCAGGATATCACTTCGAAGAGTATTTCAAAAGAGGTAAGACGTTAAATAATCTTGTCAAGTGCCCTGGATAGCCAATCACTGAGAACTTCTAAAGATGATTGTCTCGGAAGCTAGAAACTAGAATTTTTAGTGTCTACAGGCGTGCTTTACCTGATCCATGAGATAAAAcaagcttatcactggtttttagaCACTCCAGAACGTTGATCTTCTCGACAGGACGGTAAAGTCCTTCTTTGCTGAAGAACCTTCAGAGCAGGAAGTCCGTGTGGCCATTAGGATAGTTTCCGGACTTATTCTGAACTACTGGGCATCCGCGATTGATGTTATTGTGCAATTTTGGGAGTACTTCCACAAAAAAATCAACACAAACTTCTACATTCCGAGCGATGGAATGAACTCTCTTCTGGTTTCAAAGTAAATTTTCAGAGTCTTCCTAATTTTCCCGTCCTTCAACTTATCCCGATTTTCTCCACAGTGACTCAGCTATGAGCTACTTGAAAGCTGCTAGACAGCAACTGGGGACTTCCCTGAAGAACATTCCTCCCACTCAAACGAGCTACACGACTTTCTGCCAGATAATCGGGCACTTCCTGCAGAAATTCTCTCAATCCGAGTTCATGAAGAACTTTCAGCGGATTTCCGGGAGAATCTTCATCAAGTTCACAACAAAAAAGTGGCAGTCGATGAATGAGACAGGAATACACAACCTGACCAGTTTACTGGTGATTCTGGCTACGATGGgtgatgaaaaaatcacagagaGGGTTGAAAGTATCTGCCTCTTAATTCCCCTTCAAGAATTGTCAGTTCCTCGTCAACTGGCAGCTTCGAAATCCCTAATAGCCCTCCTGATCCTTGCCTTCAGGCAATGCCAACCATCTCAGTATCCCGGAAAACTCATGAGTAAACTCAATCTGCAAGTTCCAGAAACTCCCACGCCCCAAATTGTCCTCAAGGTCTTTGCACATGGACTATGCGATATCTTCACGGAGTCTGAGCTCTTCAATCGAGAAGAGCATATTTTGGTCGCTCCCTGGATCTGGCAGTACCTGAAATCCTGCTCGGAAAACGATCGGGAATTTCTGCTCAATCATCTGAATAAAACACTCGTAAGGATTCAGGGCATCATCTCCAGAGGCGATGAGTCTTCCAATCTTCAGGAATTACTTCGTGCCTTTTTTAGTCACCTTTTGCCATACATCAGGGAGGAGTATGAGTCCAATGAGGGGATTTTGTGGCTGCCAGAGCTCACGGGAAATCTCTGCCTGGCAGCTTCTGGACAAAATGGACTGCCTAGGATTGAGGATCTGTTCTGCAGCTTCATGGAGATGAACTGTCGCAATCCCAAGTAAGTTCAAACTTTTATTCTTCATCGTAGAATATTTACTGACACGGGTTACCGGCCAAAATGCCGAATGCTAAAAtctagaaagccaaaatccagaataagCTAAattccaaacgccaaaatcccgaaagagcctAAACCTTGAAaatctaaaatcctgaaagtcaaattccctaaagccaaaaacccgaaaaccaaaattccgaaagttaaaatcAAAAATCTCTTAAGCCAAAAACCTggaaatcaaaatcccaaaagttaaATTGCCGAataatccaaaatctcgaaagggccaaaatcccgaaagcttaAATCctgaaattcaaaatcccgaataccaaAATGCAGTAAGAGTCAATatcccgaaagggtcaaaattctGATAgagaaaatcctgaaaatgctgaaaatacaaaatcccgaaagccaaaattccgaaagtcaaagtcACATATGCCAGAATCTCGGCCGCCTAAATcctgaaaaagccaaaattccgtaagggccaaaatcctgaaagccaaaattccgaatgctaAAGAGCTGAAAAAGCCAAAACCTCGAAAGGgataaaataccgaaagccaaaaacccgaaatccaaaatctcgaaagccataATCTCGAACgctgaaatcccaaaaaactaaaatcttaaaatccaaaatcccgaaagggccaaaaacTCTAAAATCCAGTAAGAGtcataatcccgaaagggccaaaattctgaaagacaaaatcctgaaaatccaaaataccgaaagtcaaAGTCCTGAGAGTCAAAGTTCCACATGCCAGAATCTCGGacggcaaaatctcgaaaaggcctaaatcccgaaaaagcgaaaattccgaaagctaatgTGCCGAAAAAGCCAATATCTCGAaagggctaaaatcccgaaacctaatttcccaaaaaaagcaaaaatctaGAACGCCTAAgaccccgaaaagccaaaatcttgaaatccaaaatccagaaagtgccaaaaattctaaaaatccaaaattccgaattccaaGATCAAgtagaagccaaaatcccgagaggcccaaaattctgaaagacaaaattgtgaaaattcaaaatcccgaaaaccaaaaacatGCCAGAATCTCGGATGCCAAAATCCCGCAAggtccaaaattctgaaagaaaaaatcgcaatagccaaaatcctgaaaattgaaaattctgaatgccgaaattccgaaagggccaaaattctggaagccaaaatcccgaaaagccgaaattcTGAATGCCGAAAACCCGAAAGGATCAAAATTCGGAAAAGCAAAAAtccgaaatcccaaaaagccaacaTTCCGAAAAATCGAAACTTTCGGGATGTGggaccattcaggattttggctttcataatttttgcgtccggaattttgtatttttatggcgctggcacacattttcaattgaatgaatttcaatcgattgaaattttacctcttactctttcaaagtgaaatcagatatagttgtctctttgaaattaaaattggaatttcaatttcaattttcatttggcagaaagagatACATCTTTGTTTCACTTTAAAAGAGTAAGAggcaaaatttcaatcggttgaaattcactcaatcgaaaaggtgtgccagtgccATTAGGATATTGCCGATTTTgtccttttcaagattttaactttttcgggatTTGCCGTTCGATGTTCAGGAATTTgcgattttgattttaaaatgtaaaataaaaattcaaaatataaaaagtaaaaaaagaaaaccaagtAAG
Proteins encoded in this window:
- the LOC129804972 gene encoding protein MMS22-like; its protein translation is MDFAWSDDEENDEALMEISAQLEENEVTTSQMNCILPEEFHASHFVCTGDDGPDSVFHSISFVQNNDLNVINTGRKVNLDNLSLFNLNACQEVFLEKSLLRTLYLMAKTTALELKCGKKLPRAVSESNFDKRMHITRLLHFTRSSFHLIEQEDLFRNLKVLESILEAEDSIPSFNLLSTIHSNPSSANHHFFHGYLEWRWLYLTILLRNYQENALENDFRECQSWERLLDAISLYVFDLLKISLNKFNGNKLQDVLTVTPFACVCVKESWFLIISLLESFREKISFWEIFTTSLNCLVSSLGSEKISRVRRGPSKCENPHIFTMWILQHLVKFQDITSKSISKETLQNVDLLDRTVKSFFAEEPSEQEVRVAIRIVSGLILNYWASAIDVIVQFWEYFHKKINTNFYIPSDGMNSLLVSNDSAMSYLKAARQQLGTSLKNIPPTQTSYTTFCQIIGHFLQKFSQSEFMKNFQRISGRIFIKFTTKKWQSMNETGIHNLTSLLVILATMGDEKITERVESICLLIPLQELSVPRQLAASKSLIALLILAFRQCQPSQYPGKLMSKLNLQVPETPTPQIVLKVFAHGLCDIFTESELFNREEHILVAPWIWQYLKSCSENDREFLLNHLNKTLVRIQGIISRGDESSNLQELLRAFFSHLLPYIREEYESNEGILWLPELTGNLCLAASGQNGLPRIEDLFCSFMEMNCRNPKSLFTLFSMIATSDKVSALNPALLIQHWIRCMIFCSSASTADFRLATEAIASLPELQEVCAINQEEFLASKEPFYAFLFGIGQKFQQMENPRDKMGLSNKFHNYVKGFEKWALQGLDSQDGASNVYRTIAVIVLHCSNIIYVPMKANCFLRILVSEFILPSSLILGKNQSVHVIKAMMKIFPVFLEGIAKLNFKNDTYLTKLISDMIIHWTPHFKNATNASIAAKPFIKCLSSKCPQMGLFVIEKYCEGFFPQVPRKGNTNAALAINILREIFTQMASSADAFETLLGVACCPLMDHVLMTDDFAPSNKLILDLLEFVFKSPTYKNAPKCRQIVGQGLKNITTSKLSFQTSAYFLFMLKMAKVNPLAVSDLLPFLKDQIIEVEFRRGSGRDARLRQQLNSLEDAVVAEKETA